One segment of Nocardioides sp. QY071 DNA contains the following:
- a CDS encoding ABC transporter substrate-binding protein produces the protein MRLIRTTKIVVAVAALSLATACTTDSGGGSAAGKDGVQDATGKATTSKETYKLGIGIPLTGPAASYGEEFVMATADGVKDVNERFAADGIKLELVTADTQATAEGGISAMNKLGAVEKAPAIITAYSAVVSAAAPVAEDLGFALFNPGAQSPPLIGASPNLVNTVPMNDVQLTNFSDYLVNTKGFKNFAVIYVDNESGQGTSEAFKKAVEARGGKVVAQESIRQDATDATTQIAKVKESGADFIYLQTLLVEGAATMKAYREAGIDIPIGGYAGEGESRVIRDAGAEAMNGFIYMSHIPEDLDGVTALLDRLQAEDPDRVLATQSYDPYFYAVPFIYAEVIKELRSQGAPVTGENILAVLNEKKDITVPIIGPMDLTSKLTYVGPTIIRQVNDYKADPMTDETIDSVNGEG, from the coding sequence ATGCGGCTCATTCGAACGACAAAGATCGTGGTCGCCGTCGCGGCGCTCTCACTCGCGACCGCGTGCACGACCGATTCCGGCGGTGGATCTGCAGCGGGGAAGGACGGCGTGCAGGATGCGACCGGTAAGGCCACGACCTCCAAGGAGACGTACAAGCTCGGAATCGGCATCCCGTTGACCGGTCCGGCCGCCTCGTATGGCGAGGAGTTCGTCATGGCCACTGCCGACGGCGTGAAGGACGTCAACGAGCGGTTCGCCGCGGACGGCATCAAGCTGGAGCTCGTCACCGCGGACACCCAAGCAACCGCCGAGGGCGGCATCAGTGCCATGAACAAGCTGGGGGCCGTCGAGAAGGCGCCTGCGATCATCACTGCCTACAGCGCTGTGGTCTCGGCCGCCGCGCCGGTGGCGGAGGACCTCGGATTCGCGCTGTTCAATCCGGGGGCGCAGAGCCCGCCACTGATCGGCGCCAGCCCGAATCTTGTCAACACGGTGCCGATGAATGACGTCCAGCTGACCAACTTCAGCGACTATCTGGTCAACACAAAGGGCTTCAAGAACTTTGCCGTCATCTACGTCGACAACGAGAGCGGCCAGGGGACGTCGGAGGCGTTCAAGAAGGCGGTCGAGGCGCGCGGAGGCAAGGTCGTTGCGCAGGAGTCGATCCGCCAGGACGCCACGGACGCCACGACCCAGATCGCGAAGGTCAAGGAGTCCGGAGCCGACTTCATCTACCTGCAGACTCTCCTGGTCGAGGGCGCGGCGACGATGAAGGCCTACCGTGAGGCCGGCATCGACATCCCCATCGGTGGCTACGCCGGCGAGGGCGAATCGCGCGTCATCCGTGACGCGGGCGCTGAGGCGATGAACGGGTTCATCTACATGTCCCACATCCCTGAGGACCTTGACGGCGTCACCGCACTGCTCGACCGCCTCCAGGCCGAAGACCCTGATCGCGTGCTGGCGACCCAGTCGTACGACCCCTACTTCTACGCTGTTCCGTTCATCTACGCCGAGGTGATCAAGGAGCTCCGGTCGCAGGGTGCTCCGGTCACCGGGGAGAACATCCTCGCCGTGCTGAACGAGAAGAAGGACATCACCGTGCCGATCATCGGTCCGATGGACCTGACCAGCAAGCTCACGTACGTCGGACCGACGATCATTCGCCAGGTCAACGATTACAAGGCCGATCCCATGACGGACGAGACGATCGACTCCGTCAACGGCGAAGGCTGA
- a CDS encoding ABC transporter ATP-binding protein codes for MPQSDTSAPAGSIADRSAPSLEVRSVTAGYGAHTVLRDVSLVAESTEVISLLGHNGAGKSTLLRAIAGVIEVMEGDIRFNGTSQLGRGSAHVAKDGIALVPQGRGVFPTLSIGENLRLGAGVARGVRDRTKVTLDFVLDLFPALAHRLHEDAGTLSGGQQQMVAIGTALMACPRFLLLDEPSTGLAPVLVQTMLDQIRSVHRELGIGVVIVEQNIHEALRISDRAYVLRLGEIVRDGPAATLLDDPDIWGLF; via the coding sequence ATGCCCCAATCCGATACGAGCGCTCCGGCCGGCTCGATCGCCGACCGCAGTGCGCCGTCCCTCGAGGTCAGGTCGGTGACGGCCGGCTACGGGGCGCACACGGTGCTGCGGGACGTCTCCCTCGTCGCCGAGAGCACGGAGGTGATCAGCCTCCTGGGCCACAACGGTGCGGGAAAGTCCACTTTGCTGCGTGCCATCGCCGGTGTTATCGAGGTCATGGAGGGTGACATCCGCTTCAACGGGACCAGTCAGCTCGGCCGCGGCTCCGCGCATGTCGCCAAGGACGGGATCGCTTTGGTTCCCCAAGGCCGTGGTGTGTTCCCGACCCTCAGCATCGGAGAGAACCTGCGACTCGGTGCCGGGGTGGCCCGCGGGGTCCGCGACCGGACCAAGGTCACCCTCGACTTCGTGCTCGACCTGTTCCCCGCACTGGCCCACCGGCTGCACGAGGACGCAGGAACGCTCTCGGGTGGTCAGCAGCAGATGGTCGCCATCGGCACGGCGCTCATGGCCTGTCCGCGTTTCCTCCTCCTGGACGAACCCTCCACCGGTCTGGCCCCGGTGCTCGTCCAGACCATGCTCGACCAGATCCGCTCCGTTCACCGAGAACTCGGCATCGGCGTCGTGATCGTCGAGCAGAACATCCACGAGGCGCTGCGGATCTCCGACCGTGCCTACGTGCTGCGACTCGGGGAGATCGTGCGGGACGGTCCCGCCGCAACGCTCCTGGACGACCCCGACATCTGGGGCCTGTTCTGA
- a CDS encoding OB-fold domain-containing protein — protein MGCRLGHGIPPLHQPLQLDDRPGAFRVTEYFPGGLPTPRPVVEPDTRPWWDAAERGALTVPHCGACDRSFWYPRGFCPRCGSGDIAWLPATGHGEVYSYSIVRRAAEPWGSHVPFVLAYVTLDEGVTVQANVVGCASDALVPGLRVRAVFERTADDDLPILRFTPANETS, from the coding sequence GTGGGCTGTCGCCTCGGGCACGGGATTCCGCCTCTCCACCAACCATTACAGCTCGACGATCGTCCTGGAGCGTTTCGCGTGACCGAGTATTTTCCGGGCGGCCTGCCCACCCCCCGCCCCGTCGTCGAACCCGACACCCGACCGTGGTGGGATGCAGCCGAGCGCGGCGCGCTCACGGTTCCCCATTGCGGGGCCTGCGACCGTTCCTTCTGGTATCCGCGTGGGTTCTGCCCGCGATGCGGCAGCGGCGACATCGCCTGGCTGCCCGCCACGGGGCACGGTGAGGTCTACAGCTACTCGATCGTGCGACGAGCCGCAGAACCTTGGGGCTCTCACGTGCCCTTCGTGCTGGCCTACGTGACCCTCGACGAGGGGGTCACGGTCCAGGCGAACGTCGTCGGCTGCGCGTCGGACGCCCTGGTGCCAGGGCTGCGGGTCCGCGCGGTCTTCGAACGCACGGCCGATGACGATCTCCCGATCCTCCGCTTCACCCCCGCGAACGAGACGAGCTGA
- a CDS encoding thiolase domain-containing protein, whose translation MTSNGSAVIVGAYEHPGRRLAGHTLAGVHREVVAGALADAGLAPSDVDGFFTDSTAPGLGVIDLLQHLGLQCTYTESSEMGGSSYVAYVGHAAAAIAAGKCRVAVISLAGLPAQRQRISPPDTPPPAAAYQVNGYTGGYGPVADYAVLARRHMHEFGTTAEQLAWVKVASSRHAAHNPNAFLRDEVSVDDVLSSPLIADPLRKLDCCVVTDGGGALVVVHPDVARELGRAGAVLRGHGESHKASLAGDVDLTYSANRRSGELAFAEAGITPAHVRYASLYDSFTITVLVALEDLGFCPRGAGGPFVEDGGLVSGSGRLAVNTDGGGLSNNHPGNRGGMTKVIEAVRQLRGEAHPALQVPDLEWAVASGTGFRLSTNHYSSTIVLERFA comes from the coding sequence ATGACGTCGAACGGATCAGCGGTGATCGTGGGGGCCTACGAGCACCCCGGCCGCCGGCTGGCCGGCCACACGCTGGCGGGGGTGCACCGAGAGGTCGTCGCGGGAGCACTCGCCGACGCGGGCCTGGCCCCGTCCGACGTCGACGGCTTCTTCACCGACTCGACGGCGCCGGGGCTCGGCGTCATCGACCTCCTCCAGCACCTCGGACTGCAGTGCACGTACACCGAGTCCTCGGAGATGGGCGGATCGAGCTATGTGGCCTACGTGGGCCACGCCGCGGCCGCCATCGCGGCGGGCAAGTGCCGCGTTGCCGTCATCTCCCTGGCCGGGCTTCCCGCGCAGCGTCAGCGGATCTCCCCGCCCGACACTCCGCCGCCGGCCGCCGCGTACCAGGTCAACGGGTACACGGGTGGATACGGCCCGGTTGCTGACTACGCGGTGCTCGCGCGGCGTCACATGCATGAGTTCGGGACGACCGCGGAGCAGCTCGCCTGGGTCAAGGTCGCGTCGTCACGTCATGCCGCACACAACCCGAACGCTTTCCTACGTGACGAGGTGAGCGTGGACGACGTCCTCAGCTCGCCTCTCATCGCGGACCCTCTGCGCAAGCTCGACTGCTGCGTCGTGACAGATGGCGGAGGGGCGCTGGTCGTCGTGCATCCCGATGTCGCGCGGGAGCTCGGTCGAGCGGGTGCGGTCCTCCGGGGGCATGGGGAGAGTCACAAGGCATCGCTGGCCGGCGACGTGGACCTCACCTACAGCGCCAACCGACGTTCGGGCGAGCTCGCGTTCGCCGAAGCCGGCATCACCCCTGCCCACGTTCGCTACGCATCGCTCTACGACTCGTTCACCATCACGGTGCTGGTGGCCTTGGAGGATCTCGGCTTCTGCCCACGTGGGGCAGGTGGTCCGTTCGTCGAGGACGGCGGCCTGGTCAGCGGCTCGGGACGGCTTGCGGTCAACACCGATGGCGGCGGCCTGTCCAACAACCATCCCGGCAACCGCGGCGGCATGACCAAGGTCATCGAGGCCGTCCGCCAGCTGCGTGGCGAGGCCCATCCGGCGCTTCAGGTCCCGGATCTCGAGTGGGCTGTCGCCTCGGGCACGGGATTCCGCCTCTCCACCAACCATTACAGCTCGACGATCGTCCTGGAGCGTTTCGCGTGA
- a CDS encoding LLM class F420-dependent oxidoreductase, with the protein MHVGIMMFSTDQTVAPAPLARMVADRGFEAMFLPEHSHIPITRTTPYPRGGELPPEYYRTVDMFVGLAAATTAAPGLTIGTGITVVPQHDPIYLAKQVASLDLLSEGRLIFGIGYGWNQDEIEHHGTPYKKRRAVTRETVLAMRQLWSEEIASFQGEHVSFAPSYQWPKPVQPGGPPIVIGGLAGPKLFANIAEFADGWAPIGPRTIQEGLPDLQRAFEDAGRDPATIRLHAFDPRGDQSLVELYASLGVERLVITLPPTDRDGLARSLDSLAPLNDLVR; encoded by the coding sequence GTGCACGTCGGAATCATGATGTTTTCCACGGATCAGACAGTGGCGCCGGCGCCACTGGCCCGAATGGTCGCCGACCGTGGCTTCGAGGCGATGTTCCTGCCCGAGCACAGCCACATCCCGATCACGCGGACGACGCCGTACCCCCGCGGCGGAGAGCTTCCCCCTGAGTACTACCGAACGGTCGACATGTTCGTCGGCCTGGCGGCGGCGACGACCGCTGCTCCCGGGCTCACGATCGGGACGGGCATCACCGTCGTACCACAGCATGACCCGATCTATCTGGCCAAGCAGGTTGCCAGTCTCGACCTGCTGTCGGAGGGCCGACTCATCTTCGGCATTGGCTACGGCTGGAACCAGGACGAGATCGAGCATCACGGCACGCCGTACAAGAAGCGTCGCGCGGTGACGCGGGAGACGGTGCTCGCGATGCGGCAGCTGTGGTCCGAGGAGATTGCCTCGTTCCAGGGTGAGCACGTCAGCTTCGCGCCGTCGTATCAGTGGCCCAAGCCGGTGCAGCCGGGCGGCCCGCCGATCGTCATCGGGGGACTGGCCGGTCCCAAGCTGTTCGCGAACATTGCCGAGTTCGCCGACGGCTGGGCTCCCATCGGGCCGCGCACGATCCAGGAGGGCCTGCCTGATCTGCAGCGGGCGTTCGAGGACGCGGGCCGCGATCCGGCCACCATTCGACTTCACGCGTTCGACCCGCGCGGTGACCAGAGCCTGGTCGAGCTGTACGCGAGCCTCGGGGTCGAGCGTCTGGTGATCACCCTCCCGCCGACGGATCGCGACGGCCTCGCCAGGTCTCTCGACTCGCTTGCGCCCCTCAACGACCTCGTGAGGTGA
- a CDS encoding nuclear transport factor 2 family protein — translation MFDLASLIAREEIRALLIEYAQCADTGRAERMLELFAPEAVLEATGDPTCRGASEIRDYFERAARSAQRLMAKPYLRHHVSSIHIELDGAVQARSTSYFLAITDAGPDHWGRYRDTLRHDGTGWLIHHRRLQLEGCASGGWLDRHRREAASGGVALPASAVETTPS, via the coding sequence ATGTTCGACCTGGCATCACTCATCGCCCGCGAAGAGATCCGGGCACTGCTGATCGAGTACGCGCAGTGCGCCGACACGGGGCGCGCCGAGCGCATGCTCGAACTGTTCGCGCCGGAGGCCGTGCTCGAGGCGACCGGCGACCCGACATGCCGGGGAGCCTCTGAGATCCGCGACTACTTCGAGCGCGCGGCGCGCAGCGCGCAGCGTCTGATGGCGAAGCCGTACCTCCGCCACCACGTCTCGAGCATCCACATCGAGCTCGACGGCGCGGTGCAGGCGCGAAGCACCAGCTACTTCCTCGCGATCACTGACGCCGGCCCCGATCACTGGGGCCGCTACCGCGACACCCTGCGGCACGACGGGACCGGTTGGCTGATCCACCACCGTCGACTCCAGCTCGAGGGCTGTGCCAGCGGCGGCTGGCTCGACAGGCATCGCAGGGAAGCCGCCAGTGGGGGCGTCGCCCTCCCCGCGTCCGCAGTCGAGACCACACCATCTTGA
- a CDS encoding thiolase, translating to MMHERALRGRTAVVGVAESDLGEVGPGITALDLVEQGAGRALDDAGLSIGDVDAVFSHSAFYGMPTVTLAERMGIRPRYSDSTATGGSSFLAHMRHASAAIEAGLCEVALIAYGSNQRSASGGLISSGQNHLPSYETPFAPRLPVSAYALAAARHMHQFGTTRRHLAEVAVAARRWAQLNPAAFERGELTIDDVLGSRMVSTPLTVRDCCLVTDGGGALVVTSAERARDLRRPPVYYLGGAEAHWHTGISQLDDVTVTAASESGARAFDLAGLRPSDVDVVQLYDAFTINTLLFLEDLGFCAKGEAGDFVSDGALAPGGRLPVNTNGGGLSYCHPGMYGIFTLIESVRQLRGEAGDRQVADARVALAHGNGGMLSSQVTVLLGDASTV from the coding sequence ATGATGCACGAACGCGCGCTCCGCGGCCGGACGGCGGTCGTCGGCGTGGCCGAGTCGGACCTCGGCGAAGTGGGGCCGGGGATCACCGCGCTCGACCTCGTCGAGCAGGGCGCAGGTCGCGCGCTCGACGACGCGGGCCTGAGCATCGGCGACGTGGACGCCGTGTTCTCGCACTCTGCCTTCTACGGCATGCCGACGGTCACCTTGGCGGAACGGATGGGGATCCGGCCTCGCTACAGCGACAGCACGGCGACGGGTGGCAGCTCGTTCCTGGCGCACATGCGCCACGCGAGCGCTGCCATCGAAGCAGGTCTGTGCGAGGTGGCGCTGATCGCCTACGGCAGCAATCAGCGGTCGGCGTCGGGCGGGCTGATCTCGTCGGGGCAGAACCACCTCCCGTCGTACGAGACGCCGTTCGCTCCCCGCCTCCCGGTCTCGGCGTACGCGCTCGCCGCGGCGCGCCACATGCACCAGTTCGGCACGACACGTCGCCACCTCGCTGAGGTGGCCGTCGCGGCTCGTCGATGGGCGCAGCTCAACCCTGCGGCCTTCGAGCGTGGCGAGCTCACGATCGATGACGTCCTGGGCTCGCGCATGGTCTCCACCCCGCTGACGGTCCGGGACTGCTGCTTGGTCACCGACGGCGGAGGGGCGCTCGTCGTGACCTCTGCGGAGCGGGCGCGTGACCTTCGCCGCCCGCCGGTCTACTACCTCGGTGGCGCCGAAGCGCACTGGCACACGGGCATCTCGCAGCTCGACGACGTGACGGTCACGGCTGCCTCCGAGTCCGGGGCCCGAGCATTCGATCTCGCGGGCCTGCGCCCGTCCGATGTGGACGTCGTACAGCTGTACGACGCGTTCACTATCAACACCCTGCTGTTCCTCGAGGACCTCGGCTTCTGTGCCAAGGGCGAGGCCGGGGACTTCGTCAGCGACGGCGCACTCGCCCCCGGTGGCCGCCTCCCGGTGAACACCAACGGCGGAGGTCTCTCCTACTGTCATCCGGGCATGTACGGCATCTTCACGCTGATCGAGTCGGTGAGGCAGCTGCGTGGGGAGGCCGGGGACCGCCAGGTGGCCGACGCCCGGGTCGCCCTGGCGCACGGCAACGGCGGGATGCTGTCCAGCCAGGTCACGGTTCTGCTCGGCGACGCGTCGACGGTCTGA
- a CDS encoding OB-fold domain-containing protein: MSAEIPGRAVELCIEDGGPHATYQALLEQHVLAFQACSGCLSAIFPPRLRCPRCGADLLTWRASAGRGAVYSSTVIAPRGQEPYAVVLIDLDEGYRMMSRIDDDAVAIGDRVVVAPARAGSETIPLFAVEGARR, from the coding sequence GTGAGTGCTGAGATCCCGGGCCGGGCCGTCGAGCTGTGCATCGAGGACGGCGGACCGCACGCCACCTACCAGGCCCTGCTCGAGCAGCATGTCCTCGCCTTCCAGGCATGCTCCGGCTGCTTGTCCGCGATCTTTCCGCCTCGTCTGCGATGCCCGCGGTGCGGTGCCGACCTGCTGACGTGGCGTGCGTCTGCCGGGCGCGGGGCCGTCTACTCGAGCACCGTCATCGCCCCCCGCGGCCAGGAGCCGTACGCCGTCGTCCTGATCGACCTCGACGAGGGCTACCGCATGATGTCGCGCATCGACGATGACGCGGTGGCGATCGGCGACCGGGTCGTCGTCGCCCCTGCCCGCGCCGGGAGCGAGACGATTCCCCTCTTCGCGGTCGAGGGAGCTCGTCGATGA
- a CDS encoding CoA transferase, whose translation MGATESNPETVRHHDASTRQPLDGITVLDLTRVVMGPFATQILADQGADVIMVEADGGDTNRVMGPGPHAELSGISLNLLRNKRSVAVDLKSAEGRAVLEELVRRCDVVVSTMRPHVLTRLGLDYASVRALREDVVYCQAQGFPVGSPRANEPAYDDIIQAACGVSDVVERVTGEPGLMPTIFADKVCGLVMAQAIVAALLQRARTGQGRHVEVPMNQAMGAFMLVEHGAGAISEPPVNMPGKPATGYARVLSPDRRPHPTSDGWVHLLPYRPEHYASLFAEAGVPNADDDPRYADLRATIANSDSLYRDVRRFTPTRTTAQWLDYCRRAGIPATEVASMQDLVEELPIVEHPHAGSYRLIPPLALFHGATMTTPSPAPLIGEHTAAVLDELGAHLTEAP comes from the coding sequence ATGGGCGCTACCGAGAGCAACCCCGAGACCGTCCGTCACCACGACGCGTCGACCCGACAGCCCCTGGACGGCATCACGGTGCTCGACCTCACTCGTGTCGTCATGGGACCGTTCGCCACACAGATCTTGGCCGACCAGGGTGCGGACGTGATCATGGTCGAGGCCGATGGCGGCGACACCAACCGCGTGATGGGCCCGGGCCCGCACGCGGAGCTGTCGGGCATCTCCCTCAATCTGCTCCGCAACAAGCGCTCTGTCGCCGTCGACCTGAAGTCCGCCGAGGGCCGTGCCGTCCTGGAGGAACTCGTCCGCCGGTGTGACGTCGTCGTCTCCACGATGCGCCCGCACGTGCTCACCCGGTTGGGCCTCGACTATGCATCGGTACGTGCCCTGCGCGAGGACGTCGTGTACTGCCAGGCACAAGGCTTCCCGGTTGGTAGCCCGCGCGCCAACGAGCCTGCATACGACGACATCATCCAGGCGGCCTGCGGCGTGTCGGACGTGGTCGAGCGTGTCACCGGCGAGCCCGGACTGATGCCGACGATCTTCGCGGACAAGGTGTGTGGCCTGGTGATGGCCCAGGCGATCGTCGCGGCGCTCCTGCAGCGTGCACGCACCGGTCAGGGACGCCACGTCGAGGTGCCCATGAACCAGGCGATGGGGGCCTTCATGCTCGTCGAGCACGGCGCGGGCGCCATCAGCGAACCTCCCGTGAACATGCCTGGCAAGCCCGCCACCGGCTATGCGCGCGTGCTGTCCCCGGACCGGCGGCCGCACCCGACCAGCGACGGCTGGGTCCACCTGCTGCCCTACCGCCCCGAGCACTACGCGTCGCTGTTCGCCGAGGCCGGCGTCCCCAACGCCGACGACGACCCTCGCTATGCGGACCTGCGGGCCACGATCGCCAACTCCGACTCCTTGTACCGCGACGTTCGCCGCTTCACCCCCACCCGGACGACCGCACAGTGGCTCGACTACTGCCGTCGAGCAGGCATCCCGGCCACGGAAGTCGCGTCGATGCAGGACCTGGTCGAGGAGCTGCCGATCGTGGAGCATCCGCACGCCGGCTCGTACCGGCTGATCCCCCCGCTTGCGCTCTTCCACGGCGCGACCATGACCACCCCCTCGCCGGCACCCCTCATCGGGGAGCACACCGCCGCCGTGCTCGACGAGCTCGGCGCTCACCTGACGGAGGCCCCGTGA
- a CDS encoding acyl-CoA dehydrogenase family protein, whose product MILVPTTLTAEERALQADVRAYLDERLLPGTYPLGLGMAGDVDPAFSRDLGAQGWVGMALPKEYGGGGRTAVERQIVVEELLTRGAPVGFHWTADRQSGLNILHNGTEEQRRALLPGIARGELSFAIGMSEPDAGSDLASVRSIATWKDGAWHISGTKIWTSNAMTATHLLCLFRTSDGRHDGLTQFVVPRDTPGVTVAPIPFIDGTRHFCEVAFEDVRLTDDARLGEVGAGWGQNTSELALERGGVDRWMSTMPLLERWARSEGVRDSVPAQVDLGRILARLWAYRGMSLSIARLVDSGTFPVVEAALVKEMATLFEQESLALVRRHYGRTPSLTSDDPWEALLARAILVGPSWTLRGGTTEILRTIISKGLIKR is encoded by the coding sequence GTGATTCTCGTCCCCACCACCCTCACCGCCGAGGAACGCGCACTCCAGGCCGACGTCCGTGCCTACCTCGACGAGCGACTTCTCCCCGGGACCTACCCGCTGGGATTGGGGATGGCCGGTGACGTGGACCCCGCGTTCTCCCGCGACCTCGGGGCCCAGGGTTGGGTGGGAATGGCCTTGCCCAAGGAGTACGGCGGAGGCGGACGAACCGCGGTCGAGCGTCAGATCGTGGTCGAAGAGCTCCTCACTCGCGGAGCCCCGGTCGGCTTCCACTGGACGGCCGACCGACAGTCGGGCCTCAACATCCTGCACAACGGCACCGAGGAGCAGCGGCGCGCACTCCTTCCTGGCATCGCGCGGGGAGAGCTGTCCTTCGCCATCGGGATGAGTGAGCCCGACGCCGGCTCCGACCTCGCCTCGGTGCGTTCGATAGCGACGTGGAAGGACGGCGCGTGGCACATCAGCGGAACGAAGATCTGGACGTCGAACGCGATGACCGCGACGCATCTGCTCTGCCTGTTCCGGACCAGCGACGGGCGGCACGACGGACTCACCCAGTTCGTCGTTCCGCGTGACACTCCGGGAGTCACCGTCGCGCCGATTCCCTTCATCGACGGTACCCGCCACTTCTGCGAAGTGGCCTTCGAGGACGTGCGCCTCACGGACGACGCGCGCCTGGGGGAGGTCGGCGCCGGCTGGGGACAGAACACGAGTGAGCTCGCCCTCGAACGAGGTGGCGTCGACCGCTGGATGTCGACCATGCCCCTCCTCGAGCGCTGGGCGCGTTCGGAAGGCGTGCGCGACTCGGTGCCTGCGCAGGTCGACCTCGGCCGGATCCTCGCGCGCCTCTGGGCCTACCGCGGGATGAGCCTCTCCATCGCGCGGCTCGTCGATTCCGGAACCTTCCCCGTCGTCGAGGCCGCCCTTGTCAAGGAGATGGCGACCCTGTTCGAGCAGGAGTCGCTTGCTCTCGTTCGCCGTCACTACGGCCGTACGCCGTCCCTGACGTCCGACGATCCGTGGGAGGCCCTGCTCGCGCGGGCGATCCTGGTCGGACCGTCCTGGACACTGCGCGGTGGCACCACTGAGATCCTCCGCACCATCATCTCGAAGGGACTCATCAAGCGATGA
- a CDS encoding acyl-CoA dehydrogenase yields MTSDLTAALADFFAATWPADTPIAESGPLAQTRWSPFAALGLHLVGVPEESGGSGGTVDDLVALAVLAGRHAADVPLVESTTAAWALAEAGFPVDASVSSSMPVAPASLVIHDDGTVTGQLTDVPWGGSVDQVVAVTDDGRTVALAPRDAVVALGVDLAGQPRDTLTFERIAPLATGTGLSPDRMRRRTAMLRIAMTAGALQACSELTRRYVSERVQFGRPIGAFQAVQAHVVQLEQMAVMTTAVAERLAMQVDPHDLDLAAAQVVTSENALVAARAAHQAHGAIGMTREYRLQGYTRRLHTWAGDLGEELELSRRLGVTASSAASFAHLVLDDNRPELRP; encoded by the coding sequence ATGACCTCGGACCTCACGGCCGCGCTGGCCGACTTCTTCGCGGCGACCTGGCCGGCCGACACCCCGATCGCCGAGTCCGGTCCGCTTGCCCAGACTCGCTGGTCCCCGTTCGCCGCGCTCGGCCTTCATCTCGTCGGCGTGCCCGAGGAGTCCGGCGGGTCCGGGGGAACGGTCGACGACCTGGTCGCGCTGGCGGTTCTCGCCGGCCGGCACGCGGCCGACGTTCCCTTGGTCGAGTCGACGACTGCCGCCTGGGCACTCGCCGAGGCGGGGTTCCCCGTCGACGCGTCGGTCAGCTCCTCGATGCCGGTCGCCCCGGCGTCGCTCGTCATCCACGACGACGGCACGGTCACCGGCCAGCTCACGGATGTTCCGTGGGGCGGGTCCGTGGATCAGGTCGTGGCCGTCACCGACGACGGGCGCACTGTCGCGCTCGCGCCCCGGGACGCCGTGGTCGCCCTCGGCGTCGACCTCGCCGGCCAGCCGCGCGACACCCTCACGTTCGAGCGGATCGCTCCCCTCGCGACAGGTACGGGCCTCAGCCCGGACAGGATGCGCCGACGCACGGCCATGCTGCGGATCGCCATGACGGCTGGTGCCCTGCAGGCGTGTTCTGAGCTGACCCGTCGATATGTGTCCGAACGGGTGCAGTTCGGACGGCCCATCGGCGCCTTCCAGGCCGTCCAGGCACACGTCGTGCAGCTCGAGCAGATGGCGGTCATGACGACAGCCGTCGCGGAACGGCTCGCGATGCAGGTCGATCCCCACGATCTCGACCTCGCCGCGGCCCAGGTCGTCACCTCGGAGAACGCGCTCGTCGCCGCACGCGCCGCTCACCAGGCACACGGAGCGATCGGCATGACCCGGGAGTACCGCCTGCAGGGCTACACCCGGCGACTTCACACGTGGGCCGGCGACCTCGGCGAGGAGCTGGAGCTCTCCCGACGGCTCGGCGTCACCGCGTCGTCCGCCGCGTCCTTCGCCCACCTCGTCCTCGACGACAACCGACCGGAGCTGCGTCCATGA